Within the Granulicella sibirica genome, the region CGAACTCAAGCGGCTCCTGCGCATCGAACTCAAGCAAGTCCTCGACCGTGTCGCCGTTCCGGTTCGCCATCCGGCTTCGCCGCCGGAAGTGATCATGATGGTTGGCGTCAACGGCACCGGCAAGACCACGACCACGGGCAAATTGGCTGCTCACTATCGCGCCCAGGGCCGCACGGTACTCCTCTGCGCCGCCGACACCTTCCGCGCAGCCGCCATCGAACAACTCGAAGTCTGGGCTCAGCGCTCCGACGTCCCCCTCATCAAGACCCGCCAGGGCGGCGACCCATCCGCGGCGCTCTACGACGCCTGCGCCGCCGCCAAAGCGCGTGGCTCGCAGGTTCTCATCGTCGACACCGCCGGTCGCCTCCACACCAAGACCGACCTGATGAAGGAGCTCGACAAGATGCGCCGCACCGCCGAGAAGCTCATCCCCGGCGCGCCGCACCAGACCCTGCTCGTTATGGATGCGACCACAGGTCAGAACGGTCTCACCCAGGCCCGCCTCTTCACCGAAGCGGCCCGCGTTACCGGCATCGTGCTGACGAAACTGGACGGCACCGCCAAGGGTGGCATCGTGCTGGCCAT harbors:
- the ftsY gene encoding signal recognition particle-docking protein FtsY, with product MAFNLFGKRDKTPEPEPEKTPEQPTPSEKRSPFGGLGLGLNFGQRDTAPSEPTDEAPERRGLFDRMRQAVARTRTTLNDRMGAVLALTRAVDESSLEDLEAILLASDIGSTTTAEILENLRQRGMRQGIEGGAELKRLLRIELKQVLDRVAVPVRHPASPPEVIMMVGVNGTGKTTTTGKLAAHYRAQGRTVLLCAADTFRAAAIEQLEVWAQRSDVPLIKTRQGGDPSAALYDACAAAKARGSQVLIVDTAGRLHTKTDLMKELDKMRRTAEKLIPGAPHQTLLVMDATTGQNGLTQARLFTEAARVTGIVLTKLDGTAKGGIVLAIATELKLPVVFAGVGEKMEDLLPFDSEAFVDSLLD